A portion of the Stigmatella aurantiaca DW4/3-1 genome contains these proteins:
- a CDS encoding YHS domain-containing protein — translation MKGVQSRHLDPVCGRQVEGPDGRPSSEYKKRRYFFCSERCRSTFEKQAERFRLNDLARAGALLTPGRVRWGIS, via the coding sequence ATGAAGGGCGTGCAAAGCCGTCATCTGGATCCAGTCTGTGGCAGGCAGGTGGAGGGACCCGACGGGCGTCCGTCGTCGGAGTACAAGAAGCGCCGGTACTTCTTCTGCTCGGAGCGGTGCCGTTCGACGTTCGAGAAGCAGGCGGAGCGCTTCCGGCTCAATGACCTGGCACGGGCCGGTGCGCTGCTGACGCCCGGGCGGGTGCGCTGGGGCATCTCCTGA
- the recJ gene encoding single-stranded-DNA-specific exonuclease RecJ, producing MRWLLPEAVDQQVASLARELGLHPLSARVLLHRGYRTPEAVSAFLSDKLADLPDPFLLKGMTSAVERLARALRLGEKITLYGDYDVDGVCSTSLLTLFLRQLGAQPATYIPHRLGEGYGLNLQAMDRIAQEGTRLLVTLDCGITSVAEVARARELGMDVVIVDHHTVPTTLPAAVAVLNPHQPGCDYPTKTLCAAGVAFNLCMGLRKHLRDEGFFATRKEPLLKGLMDLVALATVADVVPLTGANRILVAHGLQELTAARRPGVRALKEVAGVEPEAPVTAGQVGFRLGPRINAAGRLHDASLGLQLLTAESLEDARRLAGVLDRANAERQGIESSILTEALKQAESLPHARGLVLYAEGWHPGVIGIVASRVVERFHRPTVMVGVNEGIGKGSARSIEGFHLYDALHGCADMLSRFGGHKYAAGLTIEAGRLPAFREAFERIALERLTPEDLIPRCKVDAVVTPHELDERAVESLQRLGPFGQGNPEPVLVLRKQMARPRVLPPKTGHGHAHLKLALVDAPGVDAIGFGMADRLSLVEGPVDLAFQVGMDTFRGQRRVSLRLKDLRIAA from the coding sequence GTGCGGTGGCTGTTACCCGAGGCAGTCGATCAGCAGGTGGCGTCCCTGGCTCGGGAGCTGGGGTTGCACCCGTTGTCCGCGAGGGTTCTCCTGCACCGGGGCTACCGGACGCCCGAGGCCGTGTCGGCCTTCCTGTCCGACAAGCTGGCGGACTTGCCCGACCCGTTCCTGCTCAAGGGGATGACCTCCGCCGTCGAGCGCCTCGCGCGCGCCCTGCGCCTCGGCGAGAAGATCACCCTCTACGGGGACTACGACGTGGACGGGGTGTGCTCCACCTCGCTGCTCACGCTGTTTCTGCGCCAGCTGGGCGCCCAGCCCGCCACCTACATTCCGCATCGTCTGGGAGAGGGCTACGGGCTCAACCTCCAGGCCATGGATCGCATCGCCCAGGAGGGCACCCGGCTGCTCGTCACGCTGGATTGCGGCATCACCTCCGTGGCGGAGGTGGCCCGTGCCCGGGAGCTGGGCATGGACGTGGTCATCGTGGACCACCACACGGTGCCCACCACCCTGCCGGCCGCGGTGGCCGTGCTCAACCCGCACCAGCCCGGCTGTGACTACCCCACCAAGACGCTGTGCGCCGCCGGGGTGGCCTTCAACCTTTGCATGGGGCTGCGCAAGCACCTGCGCGACGAGGGCTTCTTCGCCACGCGCAAGGAGCCCCTCCTCAAGGGGTTGATGGACCTGGTGGCCCTGGCCACCGTGGCGGATGTGGTGCCGCTCACCGGGGCCAACCGCATCCTCGTGGCCCACGGCCTCCAGGAACTCACCGCCGCGCGCCGGCCCGGGGTCCGCGCCCTCAAGGAAGTGGCGGGGGTGGAGCCCGAGGCGCCCGTCACCGCCGGTCAGGTGGGGTTCCGGCTGGGGCCTCGCATCAACGCCGCGGGCCGCCTGCACGATGCGTCCCTCGGGCTCCAACTCCTGACGGCCGAGTCCCTGGAAGACGCCCGGCGGCTGGCCGGGGTGTTGGATCGCGCCAACGCCGAGCGCCAGGGCATCGAGAGCTCCATCCTGACCGAGGCGCTCAAGCAGGCCGAGTCCCTGCCGCATGCGCGCGGATTGGTCCTGTACGCGGAAGGGTGGCACCCGGGCGTCATTGGCATTGTCGCCTCGCGCGTGGTGGAGCGCTTCCACCGGCCCACCGTCATGGTGGGGGTGAACGAGGGCATCGGAAAGGGCTCGGCGCGCAGCATCGAGGGCTTTCACCTCTACGATGCGCTCCATGGCTGCGCGGACATGCTCTCGCGCTTCGGCGGCCACAAGTACGCGGCCGGGCTCACCATCGAAGCGGGGCGGCTGCCCGCCTTCCGCGAGGCCTTCGAGCGCATCGCGCTCGAGCGCCTCACGCCGGAGGACTTGATTCCCCGCTGCAAGGTGGATGCGGTGGTGACGCCGCACGAATTGGACGAGCGCGCCGTGGAGTCCCTCCAGCGGCTGGGCCCCTTCGGCCAGGGCAACCCCGAGCCCGTGCTGGTGCTGCGCAAGCAGATGGCGCGGCCCCGGGTGCTTCCCCCCAAGACCGGCCACGGCCATGCGCACCTCAAGCTGGCGCTCGTGGATGCCCCCGGCGTGGACGCCATCGGCTTCGGCATGGCGGACCGGCTCTCCCTGGTGGAGGGGCCGGTGGACCTGGCCTTTCAGGTGGGCATGGACACGTTCCGCGGGCAGCGGCGCGTGTCCTTGAGGCTCAAGGACCTGCGCATCGCCGCCTGA
- a CDS encoding outer membrane beta-barrel protein, with protein sequence MLRTGIKALGLMLVLGTAGTAAAQEGPQGRVKVFLKGGVGDYTGDVGESVKIGPTWGLTLNVQPLRFLGFEVGYEGGRNSIATDVLDLALTRHGGSALVKLGLPVLEAVKPFVGVGIGISRISVGGDLLQRGDYVSDTVKELPLVAGIEFNTGSLTAGARATYRPFLDQNIREQVEDPSGGYFDFSITLGARF encoded by the coding sequence ATGTTGCGGACGGGCATCAAGGCGCTGGGGCTCATGCTGGTGTTGGGCACCGCGGGCACGGCAGCCGCCCAGGAGGGCCCTCAAGGACGGGTGAAGGTGTTTCTCAAAGGCGGCGTGGGCGACTACACGGGTGACGTGGGCGAGAGCGTGAAGATCGGCCCGACCTGGGGGCTGACGCTGAACGTGCAGCCGCTGCGCTTTCTGGGTTTCGAGGTGGGCTACGAGGGTGGCCGGAACAGCATCGCCACCGACGTGCTCGATCTGGCCCTGACGCGCCACGGAGGCAGCGCCCTGGTGAAGCTGGGCCTTCCGGTCCTCGAGGCCGTGAAGCCCTTCGTGGGCGTGGGCATCGGCATCTCGCGCATCTCGGTGGGCGGAGATCTGCTCCAGCGCGGGGATTACGTCTCGGACACGGTGAAGGAACTGCCCCTGGTGGCGGGCATCGAGTTCAACACGGGCTCGCTCACCGCGGGCGCCCGGGCCACCTACCGGCCGTTCCTGGACCAGAACATCCGTGAGCAGGTGGAAGACCCGAGCGGCGGCTACTTCGACTTCTCCATCACTCTGGGGGCGCGCTTCTAG
- a CDS encoding phospholipase D-like domain-containing protein has product MASLRNEPELGLPSPRGLIHDIAEQAFSRASGAPLISGNAVRVLLDGEENYSAWLEAIRGAERSVLFENYIIEDDEVGQSFAKALSERARAGVKVRLIRDWLGSLGGASNQFWRALEAAGVEVRCFNPPRLSSPLGWLSRDHRKMISVDGRIGFVTGLCVSKRWLGDPARPLSAWRDTGLEVRGPAIAYLERAFAQVWRETGTALSPELLSEPSAIPLAGGVSLRIVADAPNSTGLFRMDQIIAAAARRTLWLTDAYFVGFAPYVQALRAAARDGVDVRLLVPSTTDLPLISPFSRAGYRPLLEAGVRVFEWNGIMIHAKTAVADGRWARIGSSNLNLASFVGNYELDAAIDDERVARKMEEIYAADLSNSTEITLTAHRRVKPLRPRRMRAPRGSRPPLGAVRFANAVGAAAAASTRTLGAVESSIMLGLALILLAIAAIAIVWPTEMAYTIAVIGVWFALTLFLRIYRTSRQREREATEAARSAPPE; this is encoded by the coding sequence ATGGCGTCATTGCGTAACGAGCCGGAGTTGGGTCTGCCTTCTCCCCGGGGGCTCATCCACGACATCGCCGAGCAGGCTTTCTCCCGGGCCTCGGGGGCACCGCTCATCTCGGGCAACGCGGTGCGCGTGCTGCTGGATGGCGAGGAGAACTATTCCGCCTGGCTCGAGGCCATTCGCGGCGCCGAGCGGTCGGTTCTCTTCGAGAACTACATCATCGAGGACGACGAGGTCGGGCAGTCCTTCGCGAAAGCCCTGTCGGAGCGCGCACGCGCGGGCGTGAAGGTGAGGCTCATTCGTGACTGGCTGGGCTCGCTGGGCGGCGCCTCGAATCAATTCTGGAGAGCGCTCGAGGCAGCAGGTGTGGAGGTGCGCTGTTTCAACCCTCCGCGGCTCTCCAGCCCGTTGGGGTGGTTGAGCCGCGATCATCGCAAGATGATCTCGGTCGATGGGCGCATTGGCTTCGTGACGGGGCTGTGCGTCAGCAAGCGCTGGTTGGGAGATCCGGCTCGTCCGCTGTCCGCCTGGCGCGACACGGGGCTCGAGGTCCGAGGCCCCGCCATCGCGTACCTGGAGCGCGCGTTCGCTCAAGTGTGGCGGGAGACCGGGACGGCCTTGTCCCCGGAGCTGTTGTCGGAGCCCAGCGCCATTCCCCTGGCGGGAGGGGTCTCCCTGCGCATCGTGGCGGATGCGCCGAACTCCACGGGGTTGTTCCGGATGGACCAGATCATCGCCGCCGCGGCCCGCCGGACGCTCTGGCTCACGGATGCCTATTTCGTGGGCTTCGCGCCCTATGTCCAGGCGCTGCGTGCGGCCGCCCGGGATGGGGTCGACGTGCGGTTGCTGGTGCCGAGCACGACGGACCTCCCGCTCATCAGCCCCTTCTCGCGGGCAGGGTACCGCCCCTTGCTGGAGGCAGGTGTCCGGGTGTTCGAGTGGAATGGCATCATGATTCACGCCAAGACCGCCGTCGCGGATGGGCGGTGGGCCCGCATCGGCTCCTCGAACCTGAACCTCGCCAGCTTCGTCGGCAACTATGAGCTGGATGCGGCCATTGATGACGAGCGGGTGGCGCGGAAGATGGAGGAGATCTACGCGGCGGACCTCTCGAACAGCACCGAGATCACCCTCACGGCCCACAGGCGGGTGAAGCCCTTGCGGCCCCGGCGTATGCGCGCCCCGCGGGGCTCCCGCCCGCCTCTGGGAGCGGTCCGCTTCGCCAACGCCGTGGGGGCCGCCGCCGCGGCCAGCACCCGGACGTTGGGCGCCGTGGAGAGCAGCATCATGCTGGGGCTGGCGCTCATCCTGCTGGCGATTGCCGCGATTGCCATCGTGTGGCCCACCGAGATGGCCTACACGATTGCGGTGATCGGCGTGTGGTTCGCGCTCACGTTGTTTCTGCGCATCTACCGGACCTCCCGGCAGCGCGAGCGCGAGGCCACCGAGGCCGCTAGAAGCGCGCCCCCAGAGTGA
- a CDS encoding bifunctional acetate--CoA ligase family protein/GNAT family N-acetyltransferase, which translates to MSVRPPLDPAYDLLHQQARHPLDALFAPRSVAVIGASERQGSVGRTLLWNLISNPFGGTVYPVNPKRTNVLGIRTWPSISAIPEPVDLAVIVTPAPTVPGVIQECVAAGVKGAIIISAGFKETGEEGARLEQEVLREARKGRMRIIGPNCLGLMRPTTGLNATFAGAMARPGNVAFISQSGALLTAILDWSQRETVGFSAFVSLGSMLDVGWGDLIDYLGNDPRTRSILLYMESIGDARAFLSAAREVALQKPIIVIKAGRTEQAAKAAASHTGTLAGSDEVLTAAFRRAGVLRVDSIADLFYMAEVLAKQPRPEGRRLTLVTNAGGPGVLATDALVSGGGELAKPSDKTLAALNSFLPPQWSHGNPVDILGDADPERYAKALEAAGADENSDGLLVILTPQDMTEPTQTADRLKPYARLGKPVLASWMGGSEVAAGERILNDAGIPTFGYPDTAARIFNYMWRYSYYLSALYETPTLAEESTGNAREQARALIDAARSEGRTLLTEYESKQLLAAYGIATVETRLAATEDEAVSQAEALGYPVVVKLHSRTISHKTDVGGVRLNLASASQVREAFSGIQRTLHGLGQADAFHGVTVQPMVRLDGYELIVGSSLDAQFGPVLLFGAGGILVEVFQDRALGLPPLNTTLARRLMERTRIYKALQGVRGRPPVDLAALEKLLVRFSKLVVEQRLIQEVDINPLLASAERLLALDARVVLHEPGVPESSLPPLAIHPYPYQYEGRLRTKDGAELIVRPIRPEDEPKMEAFHHALSEQSVFMRYAGMMRLDQRVAHERLARICFIDYAREMALLAVNPTPEGGEIVGVGRLTRLPGTGDGEFAMLISDRMQYQGLGTEILQRLVAIGREWGLERIVADILSRNTPMQRVCRKLGFDIIADPDPTEEMVRAVKVLV; encoded by the coding sequence ATGTCTGTCCGCCCGCCCCTGGATCCTGCCTACGACCTGCTGCACCAGCAGGCACGTCACCCGCTGGATGCCCTCTTCGCGCCGCGCAGCGTGGCCGTCATTGGCGCCAGCGAGCGCCAAGGCAGTGTGGGACGAACCCTGCTGTGGAACCTCATCAGCAATCCCTTCGGCGGGACCGTTTACCCCGTCAATCCGAAGCGGACGAATGTCCTCGGCATCCGGACCTGGCCATCCATCTCGGCCATCCCGGAGCCCGTGGACCTGGCCGTCATCGTCACCCCCGCCCCCACGGTGCCGGGCGTCATCCAGGAGTGCGTCGCGGCCGGGGTCAAGGGCGCCATCATCATCTCCGCCGGCTTCAAGGAGACAGGCGAGGAGGGCGCGCGGCTGGAGCAGGAAGTTCTGCGCGAAGCCCGGAAGGGGCGCATGCGCATCATCGGTCCCAACTGCCTGGGACTGATGCGGCCGACCACCGGACTCAACGCCACCTTCGCGGGCGCCATGGCCCGCCCTGGCAACGTGGCCTTCATCAGCCAGAGCGGCGCCCTGCTGACAGCCATCCTGGACTGGAGCCAGCGCGAGACGGTGGGCTTCAGCGCCTTCGTCTCCCTGGGCTCCATGCTGGACGTGGGCTGGGGAGACCTCATCGACTACCTGGGCAATGACCCCCGCACGCGCAGCATCCTGCTCTACATGGAGTCCATCGGCGACGCGCGTGCATTCCTCTCGGCGGCCCGCGAGGTGGCGCTCCAGAAACCCATCATCGTCATCAAGGCGGGGCGGACCGAACAAGCGGCGAAGGCAGCCGCCTCCCACACGGGGACGCTCGCGGGCAGCGATGAGGTGCTGACCGCCGCCTTCCGCCGCGCGGGCGTGCTGCGGGTGGACAGCATCGCGGACCTCTTCTACATGGCCGAGGTGCTGGCCAAGCAGCCTCGCCCCGAGGGACGGCGGCTCACGCTGGTCACGAACGCAGGAGGTCCGGGGGTGCTGGCCACGGACGCGCTGGTCTCCGGAGGGGGTGAGCTGGCGAAGCCCTCGGACAAGACCCTCGCGGCGCTCAACAGCTTCCTGCCGCCCCAGTGGAGCCACGGCAATCCGGTGGACATCCTGGGAGACGCGGATCCCGAGCGGTACGCGAAGGCACTGGAGGCCGCGGGCGCGGACGAGAACAGCGATGGGTTGCTCGTGATCCTCACCCCACAGGACATGACGGAGCCCACCCAGACGGCGGATCGGCTCAAGCCCTACGCCCGTCTGGGCAAGCCCGTGCTGGCGAGTTGGATGGGCGGCTCGGAAGTCGCCGCGGGGGAGCGCATCCTCAACGATGCGGGCATCCCCACGTTCGGCTATCCCGACACGGCCGCCCGCATCTTCAATTACATGTGGCGCTACAGTTACTACCTGAGCGCCCTGTACGAGACGCCCACCTTGGCGGAGGAGTCCACCGGCAACGCGCGGGAGCAGGCCCGGGCCCTCATCGACGCCGCGCGGTCGGAAGGGCGGACGCTGCTCACGGAGTACGAGTCCAAGCAGTTGCTGGCGGCATATGGCATCGCCACGGTGGAGACACGGCTGGCGGCCACGGAGGACGAGGCAGTGTCCCAGGCAGAGGCCCTGGGATATCCGGTGGTGGTGAAACTCCACTCCCGGACCATCTCCCACAAGACGGACGTGGGCGGCGTCCGGCTGAACCTGGCGAGCGCCTCCCAGGTGCGCGAGGCCTTCTCGGGCATCCAGCGGACACTGCATGGGCTGGGGCAAGCCGACGCCTTCCATGGCGTGACCGTGCAGCCCATGGTCCGGCTGGACGGCTACGAGCTCATCGTCGGCAGCAGCCTGGATGCGCAGTTCGGCCCGGTGCTGCTCTTCGGGGCCGGCGGCATCCTCGTCGAGGTGTTCCAGGACCGTGCGCTGGGCCTGCCCCCTTTGAACACCACCCTGGCCCGGCGGCTGATGGAGCGCACGCGCATCTACAAGGCGCTGCAAGGCGTCCGAGGACGGCCCCCGGTGGACCTGGCGGCGCTGGAGAAGTTGCTGGTCCGCTTCAGCAAGCTGGTGGTGGAACAGCGCCTCATCCAGGAGGTGGACATCAACCCCTTGCTCGCCTCGGCCGAGCGGCTGCTCGCGCTGGACGCACGGGTGGTGCTGCACGAGCCGGGGGTGCCAGAGTCCTCGCTTCCCCCGCTGGCCATCCACCCCTACCCCTACCAATACGAGGGGCGGCTGCGCACGAAGGATGGAGCGGAGCTGATCGTCCGGCCCATCCGCCCCGAGGATGAGCCCAAGATGGAGGCCTTCCACCACGCCCTGTCCGAGCAGAGCGTCTTCATGCGCTACGCGGGGATGATGCGGCTGGACCAGCGCGTGGCCCACGAGCGGCTGGCCCGCATCTGCTTCATCGACTACGCGCGGGAGATGGCCCTGCTGGCCGTGAACCCCACGCCCGAAGGGGGCGAAATCGTCGGGGTGGGCCGGCTGACGCGCCTGCCAGGCACCGGGGACGGGGAGTTCGCCATGCTCATCAGCGACCGGATGCAGTACCAGGGGCTGGGAACGGAGATACTCCAGCGGCTCGTGGCCATCGGCCGTGAGTGGGGGCTGGAGCGCATCGTCGCGGACATCCTGTCGCGCAACACCCCGATGCAGCGCGTCTGCCGGAAGCTGGGCTTCGACATCATCGCCGATCCAGACCCCACCGAAGAGATGGTCCGGGCGGTGAAAGTCCTGGTTTAA
- a CDS encoding DUF2845 domain-containing protein: protein MRSLLMVLPLALFSLPEVGHAASLRCGSNLVSDGASRNEVLAKCGEPSDKAVRSVAQETKRQTGEGESTKEVVHKTFEDWTYNFGTHRLMQVVTFEDGKLVDVQSTRHGY from the coding sequence ATGCGTTCCCTGCTGATGGTCCTACCCCTGGCGCTCTTCTCCCTCCCAGAGGTGGGACATGCCGCCTCGCTCCGGTGCGGGAGCAACCTCGTCTCGGACGGTGCCTCCCGGAACGAGGTGCTCGCCAAGTGTGGCGAACCCTCGGACAAGGCCGTCCGCAGCGTGGCCCAGGAGACGAAGCGGCAGACCGGCGAGGGCGAGTCCACGAAGGAGGTCGTCCACAAGACCTTCGAGGATTGGACGTACAACTTTGGCACCCACCGGCTGATGCAGGTGGTGACGTTCGAGGATGGCAAGCTCGTCGACGTCCAGAGCACCCGCCACGGCTATTAG
- a CDS encoding tyrosine-type recombinase/integrase translates to MSVRLRKWQNKAGKAEEAWQVDFMFHHPDGRQQRVVKFSPVQTRRGAEQYERELRAALLNGTFGKENSSEENRVTLAQFAPRFLTYSENNNKHSSVVTKRQLLEDHLLPFFGHMALSAIGPAEIEDFKAIMRKKKSAARARKEAPTKAALLKRGDVEPKSLSLKTINNVLSALSKLLALAEEQRVIPQAPRVRLFGKLPKPTFDFLTFGEAERLIDAAEPEWRTLLLVALKTGLRQGELIGLQWSDLDLTQGRLNVRRTVWRGVTDLPKGGRERTVDLPASAVDALKAHRHLRGRFVFCQEDGQPLTAGKMAQPLRRALHRAGISREEGRIGWHDLRHTYASHLAMRGIPLKVIQELMGHVTIEMTERYAHLSPDTRREAVGVLDRPSAPACDIRATRMEEVANHP, encoded by the coding sequence ATGAGCGTCAGATTGCGGAAGTGGCAGAACAAGGCAGGGAAGGCCGAGGAGGCTTGGCAAGTGGACTTCATGTTTCACCACCCGGACGGACGGCAACAGCGAGTCGTGAAGTTCTCGCCCGTGCAGACGCGCCGGGGGGCCGAGCAGTACGAGCGCGAGTTGCGCGCCGCCCTCCTCAATGGGACCTTCGGAAAGGAGAACAGCAGCGAGGAAAACCGCGTCACGTTGGCGCAGTTCGCCCCGCGCTTCCTCACCTACAGCGAGAACAACAACAAACACTCCAGCGTCGTCACCAAGCGGCAACTCCTGGAGGATCACCTCCTCCCGTTCTTCGGGCACATGGCGCTGTCTGCCATTGGCCCCGCTGAGATCGAGGACTTCAAAGCCATCATGCGCAAGAAGAAGTCCGCTGCCCGCGCCAGGAAGGAGGCCCCGACAAAGGCCGCCCTTCTCAAGCGCGGCGATGTGGAGCCCAAGTCCCTGAGCCTCAAGACGATCAACAACGTCCTGTCAGCGTTGAGCAAGCTGCTGGCTCTTGCGGAGGAACAGCGGGTCATCCCGCAGGCTCCGCGCGTGAGGCTCTTCGGCAAGCTCCCCAAGCCCACCTTCGATTTCCTCACCTTTGGGGAAGCCGAGCGGTTGATCGACGCGGCCGAGCCGGAATGGCGGACGTTGCTGCTCGTGGCGCTCAAAACGGGGCTGCGTCAGGGAGAGCTGATCGGGCTTCAGTGGAGCGACCTCGACTTGACCCAGGGCAGGCTCAACGTGCGGCGCACCGTCTGGCGCGGCGTGACGGACTTGCCCAAGGGCGGACGGGAGCGAACTGTAGACCTTCCCGCCTCGGCGGTGGATGCCCTCAAGGCCCACCGTCACCTGCGGGGCCGCTTCGTGTTCTGCCAGGAGGACGGCCAGCCGCTCACGGCGGGCAAGATGGCGCAGCCGCTTCGCCGCGCCCTCCATCGGGCGGGCATCAGCCGCGAGGAGGGTCGGATCGGGTGGCACGACCTCCGCCACACCTATGCCAGCCACCTTGCGATGCGGGGCATTCCGCTCAAGGTGATCCAGGAGTTGATGGGACACGTCACCATCGAAATGACCGAGCGGTACGCCCACCTGAGCCCGGACACGCGCAGAGAGGCGGTCGGGGTGCTCGACCGGCCCTCTGCGCCCGCGTGCGACATACGTGCAACACGGATGGAGGAAGTCGCTAACCATCCGTAA
- a CDS encoding helix-turn-helix domain-containing protein — protein MAPRVLPTGEQRQTLGHRERLIHAGATRGTEPSTSAGGAPVMNGPSLAAGNVPEFLTVEEAADLLRVNRKTLYEAIRLEQVPGVARIGKTLRLRRAALLEWTAGKGRDSALGSRK, from the coding sequence ATGGCGCCGCGAGTCCTACCAACAGGCGAGCAGCGTCAGACACTCGGCCACCGGGAGCGTCTCATCCATGCAGGGGCCACACGAGGCACAGAACCCTCCACGAGTGCAGGAGGGGCACCCGTCATGAACGGGCCCTCTCTTGCGGCGGGCAACGTGCCCGAGTTTCTCACGGTGGAGGAAGCCGCCGACTTGCTGCGAGTGAATCGAAAGACGCTCTATGAGGCGATCCGACTCGAACAGGTTCCCGGCGTGGCTCGCATTGGCAAAACCCTCCGCCTCCGCCGCGCGGCCCTGCTAGAGTGGACAGCTGGTAAGGGCCGTGATTCTGCGCTCGGGAGTCGGAAATGA
- a CDS encoding transposase, with amino-acid sequence MSSLRWSSSSAHSGDSLPSARHGRERRLTPQILGEHREARRIHLIWDNGSSHIAQETRDFLRRHDSRVRVLFTPAHASWLDQAELLLRAFEARYLLRGNWTSRAELIAHLDASWPEYNRLYAHPFTWSWTRARMQQWVARHGS; translated from the coding sequence TTGTCGTCTCTGCGCTGGTCGTCATCGTCCGCTCACTCTGGCGACTCTCTCCCTTCTGCGCGACATGGGCGGGAGCGGAGGCTTACGCCTCAAATACTGGGAGAGCACCGAGAGGCTCGCCGCATCCATCTCATCTGGGACAACGGCTCCAGCCACATCGCTCAGGAGACGAGGGACTTCTTACGCCGCCACGACTCTCGTGTTCGTGTCCTCTTCACTCCGGCCCATGCCTCCTGGCTTGATCAGGCAGAGTTACTGCTGCGCGCCTTCGAGGCGCGCTACCTCCTGCGGGGAAACTGGACCAGCCGCGCCGAACTCATCGCCCACCTCGACGCCAGTTGGCCCGAGTACAACCGCCTCTACGCCCACCCCTTCACTTGGTCCTGGACGCGGGCCAGGATGCAACAGTGGGTTGCTCGGCATGGCTCCTGA
- the tnpA gene encoding IS66 family insertion sequence element accessory protein TnpA: protein MTTSAETTKTEEPGWLAAARQPRWTPEIAAEVVRAWQKEGGAQSAFMRKHGLPRERLRFWSRRRAEWEQKEKPAMGFVPVEVTPEAPSQRRQGVGEAVVVEVKGVRVRVEGGASQELVERVLRALQRVQGC, encoded by the coding sequence ATGACGACCAGCGCAGAGACGACAAAGACAGAAGAGCCAGGGTGGTTGGCAGCGGCCCGACAACCGAGGTGGACGCCGGAAATAGCAGCCGAGGTGGTACGAGCCTGGCAGAAGGAAGGAGGAGCGCAGAGCGCGTTCATGCGCAAGCACGGGCTGCCCCGAGAGAGGCTGCGATTCTGGTCGAGGAGGCGCGCAGAGTGGGAGCAGAAAGAGAAACCTGCAATGGGCTTCGTGCCGGTGGAGGTGACGCCGGAGGCACCGAGTCAAAGGAGGCAGGGAGTTGGGGAGGCGGTAGTGGTGGAAGTGAAGGGAGTGAGGGTGAGGGTGGAGGGGGGAGCCAGCCAGGAGTTGGTGGAGCGGGTGCTGAGAGCTCTCCAGCGGGTGCAAGGATGCTGA
- the tnpB gene encoding IS66 family insertion sequence element accessory protein TnpB (TnpB, as the term is used for proteins encoded by IS66 family insertion elements, is considered an accessory protein, since TnpC, encoded by a neighboring gene, is a DDE family transposase.): MLRLPEGVKIWVATAPCDMRKQADGLSALVEGSLGQAPKSGHLFVFFSRRRDFVRILFWETNGYCTVSKRLEAGRFRVPEPVEGQGAVHLEARQLAEVLALVETGSGVRQRPVH; encoded by the coding sequence ATGCTGAGACTGCCGGAGGGGGTGAAAATCTGGGTGGCGACGGCGCCGTGCGACATGAGAAAGCAGGCCGACGGGTTGAGCGCACTGGTGGAGGGAAGCTTGGGCCAGGCGCCGAAGTCTGGCCACCTGTTTGTCTTCTTCTCGCGAAGGAGAGATTTCGTGAGGATTCTGTTCTGGGAGACGAATGGATATTGCACGGTGAGCAAGAGACTGGAGGCAGGACGCTTCCGGGTGCCTGAGCCGGTAGAAGGCCAGGGAGCGGTGCACCTGGAGGCGAGGCAACTGGCCGAAGTGCTGGCCCTGGTAGAGACAGGCAGCGGGGTGCGCCAGAGGCCGGTGCATTGA